A genomic stretch from Kogia breviceps isolate mKogBre1 chromosome 1, mKogBre1 haplotype 1, whole genome shotgun sequence includes:
- the MATN1 gene encoding cartilage matrix protein, with the protein MRVLCGLCLVLCGLLLLQVPRIPGLAPLSTGHLCRTRPIDLVFVVDSSRSVRPVEFEKVKVFLSQVIESLDVGPNATRVGVVNYASSVKQEFPLRAHGSKAMLLQAVRRIQPLSTGTMTGLAIQFAITKALSDAEGGRPSSPDISKVVIVVTDGRPQDSVRDVSARARASGIELFAIGVGRVDKATLQQIASEPLDEHVDYVESYSVIEKLSKKFQEAFCLVSDLCATGDHDCEQVCLSSPGSYTCACREGFTLNSDGKTCNVCSGGGGSSATDLVFLIDGSKSVRPENFELVKKFINQIVDTLDVSDKLAQVGLVQYSSSVRQEFPLGRFHTKKDIKAAVRNMSYMEKGTMTGAALKYLIDNSFSVSSGARPGAQKVGIVFTDGRSQDYINDAAKKAKDLGFKMFAVGVGNAVEDELREIASEPVAEHYFYTADFKTINQIGKKLQKKICVEEDLCACESIVKFQIKVEGLLQALTRKLEAVSKRLAILENRIV; encoded by the exons ATGAGGGTTCTCTGTGGCCTCTGCCTCGTGCTCTGCGGCCTGCTGCTCCTCCAGGTCCCACGCATACCTGGCCTTGCGCCCCTGTCCACAG GGCACCTCTGTCGGACCCGGCCCATAGACCTGGTGTTCGTCGTCGACAGCTCACGCAGCGTGCGGCCAGTGGAGTTTGAGAAGGTGAAGGTGTTCCTGTCCCAGGTCATCGAGTCACTGGACGTGGGGCCCAATGCCACCCGCGTGGGCGTGGTCAACTACGCCAGCTCCGTGAAGCAGGAGTTCCCGCTGCGGGCCCACGGTTCCAAGGCCATGCTGCTGCAGGCCGTGCGCCGCATCCAGCCGCTGTCCACGGGCACCATGACAGGCCTGGCCATCCAGTTTGCCATCACCAAGGCCTTAAGCGATGCTGAGGGCGGTCGCCCCAGCTCGCCGGACATCAGCAAG GTGGTCATCGTGGTGACGGACGGGAGGCCCCAGGACAGCGTGCGGGACGTGTCTGCGCGGGCCCGGGCCAGTGGCATCGAGCTGTTCGCCATCGGCGTAGGCCGCGTGGACAAGGCCACGCTGCAGCAGATCGCCAGCGAGCCGCTGGATGAGCACGTCGACTACGTGGAGAGCTACAGCGTCATCGAGAAGCTGTCCAAGAAGTTCCAGGAGGCCTTCTGCT TGGTGTCAGACCTGTGTGCCACAGGTGACCATGACTGTGAGCAGGTGTGCCTCAGCTCCCCGGGCTCCTATACCTGCGCCTGCCGCGAGGGCTTCACCCTGAACAGTGATGGCAAGACCTGCAATG TCTGCAGTGGTGGAGGTGGCAGTTCGGCTACTGACCTGGTTTTCCTCATTGATGGATCCAAGAGTGTGCGGCCAGAGAACTTTGAGCTGGTGAAGAAGTTCATCAACCAGATTGTGGACACGCTGGATGTGTCGGACAAGCTGGCCCAAGTGGGGCTGGTGCAGTACTCAAGCTCTGTGCGCCAGGAGTTCCCGCTGGGCCGCTTCCACACCAAGAAGGACATCAAGGCAGCCGTGCGGAACATGTCCTACATGGAGAAGGGCACCATGACCGGGGCTGCCCTCAAGTACCTCATCGACAATTCCTTCAGTGTGTCCAGCGGGGCCAGGCCTGGTGCCCAGAAGGTGGGCATTGTCTTCACTGATGGTCGGAGCCAGGACTACATTAATGATGCTGCCAAGAAAGCCAAGGACCTTG GCTTtaagatgtttgctgtgggtgtgGGCAATGCTGTGGAGGATGAGCTGAGGGAAATTGCCTCGGAGCCTGTGGCAGAGCACTATTTCTACACGGCTGACTTCAAGACCATCAACCAGATTGGCAAGAAGTTGCAGAAGAAGATCTGCGTGG AGGAAGACCTGTGTGCCTGTGAGTCCATCGTGAAATTCCAGATCAAAGTGGAGGGGCTGCTGCAGGCCCTGACCAGGAAGC TGGAAGCTGTGAGTAAGCGGCTGGCCATCCTGGAGAACAGAATCGTCTAA